A window from Fundidesulfovibrio magnetotacticus encodes these proteins:
- a CDS encoding SDR family oxidoreductase: protein MLHPDDPVLVTGATGYVGGRLVPLLLVRGRRVRPAARSLDKLACRPWAAHPRCEPVQADMLDAASLDKALLGCRAAYYLVHSMGSAGRDFAQADERSALNFGEACARAGVERIVYLGGLGDDNAELSHHLRSRHRTAHNLARAGVPVTHLRAAAILGAGSASYEILRSLVERLPVMITPRWVHTRCQPISVRDVLDYLAACLEHPETAGQTYDIGGPDVLTYEDLFQLYAQVAGLPRRIIVPVPLLTPRLSAHWVRFVTPVPASVARPLIEGLRNEVVCRDDRIRRIIPLDLQGCRETFQAARRELKDRLVPTCWSDAGQVRAPEWLVCGDAPYAGGEVLEMAFRALLDAPPERVWPAVESIGGERGWYFADVLWKLRGLVDRLMGGVGLAPGRRDPERLFAGDCLDCWRVHACEPPARLVLLAAMKSPGEAALEITLAPRAQGRAELLLRARFQPRGLAGQIYWWALWLPHLALFRGLLRGLARAAGARVLEGPSLAPPANGQGCAVRR, encoded by the coding sequence ATGCTCCATCCCGACGATCCCGTCCTGGTCACCGGCGCCACGGGCTACGTGGGCGGCCGCCTGGTCCCCCTGCTCCTGGTGCGCGGACGCCGCGTTCGCCCCGCGGCCCGCTCCCTGGACAAGCTCGCCTGCCGCCCCTGGGCCGCCCATCCGCGCTGCGAGCCCGTCCAGGCGGACATGCTCGACGCCGCATCCCTGGACAAGGCCCTCTTGGGCTGCCGCGCCGCCTACTACCTCGTCCACTCCATGGGCTCCGCGGGCAGGGACTTCGCCCAAGCCGACGAGCGCTCCGCCCTCAACTTCGGCGAGGCCTGCGCCCGGGCGGGCGTGGAACGCATCGTCTACCTGGGCGGCCTGGGCGACGACAACGCCGAACTGAGCCACCACCTGCGCTCCCGGCACCGCACCGCCCACAACCTGGCCCGGGCGGGCGTGCCCGTCACCCACCTGCGCGCCGCCGCCATCCTGGGCGCGGGCAGCGCCTCCTACGAGATCCTGCGCTCCCTGGTGGAGCGCCTGCCCGTGATGATCACCCCGCGTTGGGTGCACACGCGCTGCCAGCCCATCTCCGTGCGCGACGTGCTCGACTACCTGGCCGCCTGCCTGGAACACCCCGAAACCGCAGGGCAGACCTACGACATCGGAGGCCCCGATGTGCTCACCTACGAGGACCTCTTCCAACTCTACGCCCAGGTGGCGGGGCTGCCCCGGCGGATCATCGTGCCCGTGCCCCTGCTCACGCCCAGGCTCTCGGCCCATTGGGTGCGCTTCGTCACGCCCGTGCCCGCCTCGGTGGCCCGCCCGCTCATCGAGGGACTGCGCAACGAGGTGGTCTGCCGCGACGACCGCATCCGCCGGATCATCCCCCTGGACCTCCAGGGCTGCCGCGAGACCTTCCAGGCCGCACGCCGCGAACTCAAGGACCGCCTCGTGCCCACCTGCTGGAGCGATGCGGGCCAGGTGCGCGCCCCGGAGTGGCTGGTGTGCGGCGACGCGCCCTACGCGGGGGGCGAGGTGCTGGAGATGGCCTTCCGTGCGCTCCTGGACGCTCCGCCGGAGCGCGTGTGGCCCGCCGTGGAGTCCATCGGCGGGGAGCGCGGCTGGTACTTCGCGGACGTGCTCTGGAAGCTCCGGGGCCTGGTGGACCGCCTCATGGGCGGCGTGGGTCTGGCCCCCGGCAGGCGCGACCCCGAGCGCCTTTTCGCGGGGGACTGTCTGGACTGCTGGCGCGTGCACGCCTGCGAGCCCCCGGCCCGGCTGGTGCTCCTGGCGGCCATGAAGTCCCCGGGCGAGGCGGCCCTGGAAATCACCCTGGCCCCGCGCGCACAGGGACGCGCGGAGCTCCTGCTGCGCGCCCGCTTCCAGCCCAGGGGCCTGGCCGGACAGATCTACTGGTGGGCGCTGTGGCTGCCGCACCTCGCGCTCTTCCGCGGGCTGCTCCGGGGCCTGGCCCGGGCCGCCGGGGCGCGCGTGCTGGAGGGGCCGTCGCTGGCCCCGCCCGCGAACGGCCAGGGCTGCGCCGTGCGGCGCTGA
- a CDS encoding HlyD family secretion protein, whose translation MSSSDTPTVSDPAGKAAPRGKAGKLAVLAVTLAALGALAWWWWQESHYETTDDAYITGHVANVAPQVPGRVLEVLADDNRRVQEGDVLLRLDPAIFQAELGQARANHEEARERLRESQSQHRASLAALEQAQADAASAEAQAANASTDLSRYSQLVRTGAVSQQAQDNAQTLARTTASALLGARKRVAAAEAQADLAAAQINTARAAVERYRAAMEKETLQVAYTEVRAGLSGRVTRKAVEPGDYVQAGQAVLALVGDDVWVVANFKETQIQGMRPGMPVTFTVDAYPGRTFTGKIDSLQAGTGSAFSLLPPQNASGNFVKVVQRVPVKIVPDALPDGKELHLAPGMSVMPRVLVR comes from the coding sequence GCAAGCTCGCCGTTCTGGCCGTGACGCTTGCCGCCCTGGGCGCGCTCGCCTGGTGGTGGTGGCAGGAATCGCACTACGAGACAACCGACGACGCCTACATCACCGGGCATGTGGCCAACGTGGCCCCCCAGGTGCCCGGGCGCGTGCTGGAGGTGCTCGCGGACGACAACCGCCGCGTGCAGGAGGGCGACGTGCTCCTGCGCCTGGACCCGGCCATCTTCCAGGCCGAGCTGGGCCAGGCGCGCGCCAACCACGAGGAGGCCCGGGAGCGCCTGCGCGAAAGCCAGAGCCAGCACCGCGCCTCCCTTGCCGCCCTGGAGCAGGCCCAGGCCGACGCCGCCTCCGCCGAGGCCCAGGCCGCCAACGCCTCCACCGACCTCTCCCGCTACAGCCAGCTGGTGCGCACGGGGGCCGTCTCCCAGCAGGCCCAGGACAACGCCCAGACCCTGGCCCGCACCACGGCCTCGGCCCTGCTGGGGGCGCGCAAGCGGGTGGCCGCCGCCGAGGCCCAGGCCGACCTCGCCGCCGCCCAGATCAACACCGCCCGGGCCGCCGTGGAGCGCTACCGCGCCGCCATGGAGAAGGAGACCCTGCAGGTGGCCTACACCGAGGTGCGCGCCGGTCTTTCGGGGCGCGTCACGCGCAAGGCCGTGGAGCCCGGCGACTACGTGCAGGCGGGCCAGGCCGTGCTCGCCCTGGTGGGCGACGACGTGTGGGTGGTGGCCAACTTCAAGGAGACCCAGATCCAGGGCATGCGCCCCGGCATGCCCGTGACCTTCACCGTGGACGCCTATCCCGGCAGGACCTTCACCGGGAAGATCGACAGCCTCCAGGCGGGCACGGGCTCGGCCTTCAGCCTGCTGCCGCCCCAGAACGCCTCGGGCAATTTCGTGAAGGTGGTGCAGCGCGTGCCCGTGAAGATCGTTCCCGACGCCCTCCCCGACGGGAAGGAGCTCCACCTGGCCCCGGGCATGTCCGTGATGCCCCGGGTGCTGGTGCGCTAG
- a CDS encoding DHA2 family efflux MFS transporter permease subunit, whose amino-acid sequence MPAQHHAPWRPRASLWVIAPSVMLPTIMEVLDTTMANVALPQMAGNLSASHEEATWVLTSYLVANAIVLPLTGWFSVRFGRRRFLLACVALFTLASAWCAAVGSMPMLILARIVQGAAGGALQPLSQAILMESAPPEKRGTAMAIFGMGVVVAPIVGPTLGGWLTDHYSWRWMFTINIPVGVAAFLMCRTFIEDPPYLEAQRRKAGGVDVTGFAIMALWLATLQIVLDKGQQENWFETGWILWFSVISLLSMVAFIVWELRAEHPIVDLRVFKDANFAIGTGMMTLLGVVLYATITLQPLYLQTLMGYTALDSGLALSPRGIGAIVSMVLVSRLINRVDARKLIAGGFLILGLTSLYFSTINLQISQGHIAWPNVIMGLSMGFIFVPLTMLSMASMPQHRMGTASGLFNLMRNIGGGVGISVVTTMVARGSQSHQTLLAGHMTPANPRFNEFFQGLTAYFTQGFDPVAAKQKALAVLEQLLLQQSALLAYLDSFRLLGMVSLVCVAGALFMRRRAARGGSVALH is encoded by the coding sequence ATGCCCGCCCAGCACCACGCCCCCTGGAGGCCCCGGGCCAGCCTGTGGGTGATCGCGCCCTCGGTGATGCTGCCCACCATCATGGAGGTGCTCGACACCACCATGGCCAACGTGGCCCTGCCCCAGATGGCGGGCAACCTCTCGGCCAGCCACGAGGAGGCCACCTGGGTGCTCACCAGCTACCTGGTGGCCAACGCCATCGTGCTGCCGCTCACGGGGTGGTTTTCGGTACGCTTCGGGCGCAGGCGCTTTCTGCTGGCCTGCGTGGCCCTGTTCACCCTGGCCTCGGCCTGGTGCGCGGCGGTGGGGTCCATGCCCATGCTCATCCTGGCGCGCATCGTCCAGGGCGCGGCCGGGGGGGCGCTCCAGCCCCTTTCCCAGGCCATCCTCATGGAGAGCGCCCCGCCCGAGAAGCGCGGCACGGCCATGGCCATCTTCGGCATGGGCGTGGTGGTGGCCCCCATCGTGGGGCCCACCCTGGGCGGCTGGCTCACGGACCACTACTCCTGGCGCTGGATGTTCACCATCAACATCCCCGTGGGCGTCGCGGCCTTCCTCATGTGCCGGACCTTCATCGAGGACCCGCCCTACCTGGAGGCCCAGCGCCGCAAGGCGGGCGGCGTGGACGTGACGGGCTTCGCCATCATGGCCCTGTGGCTGGCCACCCTCCAGATCGTGCTGGACAAGGGCCAGCAGGAGAACTGGTTCGAGACGGGCTGGATTCTCTGGTTCTCCGTGATCTCCTTGCTCTCCATGGTCGCCTTCATCGTCTGGGAGCTGCGGGCCGAGCACCCCATCGTGGACCTGCGCGTCTTCAAGGACGCCAACTTCGCCATCGGCACGGGCATGATGACGCTCCTGGGCGTGGTGCTCTACGCCACCATCACGCTCCAGCCCCTCTACCTGCAGACGCTCATGGGCTACACGGCCCTGGACAGCGGCCTGGCCCTCAGCCCCCGGGGCATCGGGGCCATCGTCTCCATGGTGCTGGTGAGCCGGCTCATCAACCGCGTGGATGCACGCAAGCTCATCGCGGGGGGATTCCTCATCCTGGGGCTCACCTCGCTTTATTTCTCCACCATCAACCTGCAGATCAGCCAGGGGCACATCGCCTGGCCCAACGTGATCATGGGGCTCTCCATGGGCTTCATCTTCGTGCCCCTGACCATGCTCTCCATGGCCTCCATGCCCCAGCACCGCATGGGCACGGCCTCGGGGCTGTTCAACCTGATGCGCAACATCGGGGGCGGGGTGGGCATCTCGGTGGTCACCACCATGGTGGCGCGTGGCTCCCAGAGCCACCAGACCCTCCTGGCCGGGCACATGACCCCCGCCAACCCGCGCTTCAACGAGTTCTTCCAGGGCCTCACGGCCTACTTCACCCAGGGGTTCGACCCCGTGGCCGCCAAGCAGAAGGCCCTGGCGGTGCTGGAGCAGCTGCTCTTGCAGCAGTCGGCCCTCCTGGCCTATCTGGACAGCTTCCGGCTTCTGGGCATGGTGAGCCTCGTGTGCGTGGCGGGGGCGCTCTTCATGCGCCGCCGGGCCGCGCGCGGCGGCTCCGTGGCCCTGCACTGA
- a CDS encoding alpha-hydroxy-acid oxidizing protein produces MDMAQLRKTAREAMKGYCRVCPVCDGRACAGEVPGMGGAGTGRAFGANLEALAAWRLNLRTIHAVKEADTSVELFGKTLSMPVLAAPMTGVVYNMGGKIAEDAFAEMIVAGALAAGTVGCCGDGADPAMYEGGVRSIAARGGQGVPFIKPRAQEAVLALVRRAEEAGAMAVGMDVDGAGLITMALKGQPVSPKTFVEIKEITASTRLPFVIKGVMTPDEAQLAVGAGAAAIVVSNHGGRVLDHTPGAAEVLPEIAARVKGRVAILADGGVRSGADVLKLLALGADAVLVGRPLAVAAFGGGAEGVAAWLGKVRSELLSAMLLTGTASAREVSADILSKAP; encoded by the coding sequence ATGGACATGGCCCAACTGCGCAAGACCGCCCGCGAGGCGATGAAGGGCTATTGCAGGGTCTGCCCCGTCTGCGACGGACGCGCCTGCGCCGGGGAAGTGCCCGGCATGGGCGGGGCCGGAACAGGGCGCGCCTTCGGGGCCAACCTGGAGGCCCTGGCGGCCTGGCGGCTCAACCTGCGCACCATTCACGCCGTGAAGGAGGCAGACACCTCCGTGGAACTCTTCGGCAAGACCCTCTCCATGCCCGTGCTGGCCGCGCCCATGACCGGCGTGGTCTACAACATGGGCGGCAAGATCGCCGAGGACGCCTTCGCGGAGATGATCGTCGCGGGTGCCCTGGCCGCCGGGACCGTGGGCTGTTGCGGCGACGGCGCGGACCCGGCCATGTACGAGGGCGGCGTGCGCTCCATCGCGGCCCGAGGCGGTCAGGGCGTGCCCTTCATCAAACCGCGCGCCCAGGAGGCCGTGCTGGCCCTGGTGCGCCGCGCCGAAGAGGCCGGGGCCATGGCCGTGGGCATGGACGTGGACGGCGCGGGGCTCATCACCATGGCCCTCAAGGGCCAGCCAGTGAGCCCCAAGACCTTCGTTGAGATCAAGGAAATCACCGCCTCCACGCGGCTTCCCTTCGTGATCAAGGGCGTGATGACCCCCGACGAGGCCCAGTTGGCCGTGGGCGCTGGCGCGGCGGCCATCGTGGTCTCCAACCACGGCGGGCGCGTGCTGGACCACACCCCCGGCGCGGCCGAGGTGCTTCCCGAGATCGCCGCCCGCGTGAAGGGCCGCGTGGCCATCCTGGCCGACGGAGGCGTGCGTTCCGGCGCGGACGTGCTGAAGCTGCTGGCCCTGGGGGCCGACGCCGTGCTGGTTGGCAGGCCCCTGGCCGTGGCCGCCTTCGGCGGCGGGGCCGAGGGCGTGGCCGCATGGCTGGGCAAAGTGCGCTCGGAGCTTCTCTCGGCCATGCTCCTCACGGGCACGGCCAGCGCCCGGGAGGTCTCGGCGGACATTCTCTCCAAGGCCCCGTAG
- a CDS encoding B12-binding domain-containing radical SAM protein, translating to MLIASPKLSGPPVGIAYVLADLKKHHIPYEYIDLEFTPLPEEAIRAGEYLCIGSGGMVGSWKFFHEFFAKVKGLSDTPLILGGPVTSCIQLELIFSQFGVDYIFLGEAEKRFAEFLTRLDRQEDVTDLPGLAWRNSDGVIMANRHVRRLDISKYDVSPEWTEVHVERHFGSASANHNLDYPIYHARGCIGNCTFCFPLYHGFTARKTELVILEMQKAVEAYPHMWGFSLMNETSFVRLDQAVEFCEAYKLSGIGKPWNCCLKGNIDLQILQVLKDAGCVHVFMGIESGNDDILKRMRKGITTKMVLEFYKAANLAGILTTGAIMFGSEGETEKHIQGTADFIIENDLYCTFFSMVTAYPGTAIYQRALRRGLISDEVAYLSNLEELQCEQGLHNGLLYGKTKNYDRINVSEVDDSRLYSVVMQQMRRINTHYLEKFTLQNFDPDTGSGECPFCASQVKVPLSPFPLVKAFCSQCRMIASVNYFQYSPLSRQAEMLSAVLRDKNIVVYGRGENARILRTHNLFGVEQGQYVCHVDGPTKDHYYFENPIVSIGDLGKLKYDVILLADAVPWTRKMLSSRGIPEETILDLLPPEWMQRISCLYSAQTGTLQLLPVDPGFAAHALGGACGLKSGDRIVLAPAGRYAISVAENLEELGLDVLAFIDNAKGGRGLYHGKAPILLPMEAGELDGAQILVATPSIRAMQELRMQIAAEIPGSSPICLVEALFPKI from the coding sequence GTGCTTATTGCTTCTCCGAAGCTTTCAGGTCCTCCCGTCGGCATCGCCTATGTGCTGGCAGACCTAAAAAAGCATCACATCCCCTATGAATACATAGACCTTGAATTCACCCCTCTGCCGGAAGAAGCAATCCGAGCCGGGGAGTACCTCTGCATAGGGTCAGGCGGGATGGTCGGTTCGTGGAAGTTCTTTCATGAGTTCTTCGCCAAAGTGAAAGGCTTGAGTGATACTCCACTAATATTGGGTGGACCAGTCACAAGCTGCATTCAGCTTGAATTGATCTTTTCTCAATTCGGCGTGGATTATATTTTCCTAGGCGAAGCCGAAAAAAGGTTTGCTGAGTTCCTGACGCGGCTCGACAGGCAAGAGGATGTGACCGACCTCCCGGGATTAGCCTGGAGAAACTCGGATGGGGTCATCATGGCAAACCGCCATGTCAGGCGATTAGATATCTCAAAGTATGACGTCTCCCCGGAATGGACAGAAGTCCATGTGGAAAGACATTTCGGGTCCGCATCGGCCAATCACAATCTGGACTATCCAATATATCATGCCAGGGGCTGCATCGGGAATTGTACATTCTGCTTTCCTTTGTACCACGGTTTTACCGCCAGAAAAACCGAGCTGGTAATTTTGGAGATGCAAAAGGCTGTCGAAGCCTATCCTCATATGTGGGGTTTCTCTTTGATGAACGAGACATCCTTCGTGCGACTCGATCAAGCTGTCGAATTCTGCGAGGCATACAAGCTGAGTGGAATAGGTAAGCCGTGGAATTGCTGTCTTAAAGGGAACATTGACTTGCAAATTCTGCAAGTTTTGAAGGATGCAGGCTGCGTCCATGTGTTTATGGGTATTGAGAGCGGGAATGACGATATTCTCAAGAGAATGCGGAAAGGGATTACCACCAAGATGGTATTGGAATTCTACAAAGCAGCGAATTTGGCTGGGATTTTGACGACAGGCGCGATCATGTTCGGATCTGAGGGTGAAACCGAGAAGCATATACAAGGAACGGCCGACTTTATTATCGAAAACGATTTGTACTGCACATTTTTTAGCATGGTTACCGCGTACCCGGGGACAGCTATTTATCAGCGGGCCCTACGGCGGGGACTGATTTCTGATGAAGTTGCATACCTTTCCAATTTGGAAGAGTTACAGTGCGAGCAAGGACTACACAATGGGCTGCTTTATGGGAAAACAAAAAACTACGACAGGATTAATGTCAGTGAAGTCGATGACTCACGTCTCTATTCCGTTGTCATGCAACAAATGCGCCGGATAAATACTCATTACCTTGAAAAATTTACACTCCAGAACTTCGACCCGGACACTGGTTCAGGAGAATGCCCCTTCTGCGCTTCACAAGTCAAAGTTCCTCTTTCGCCGTTCCCCCTGGTAAAGGCTTTTTGTAGCCAGTGTAGAATGATTGCATCAGTGAATTATTTTCAGTACAGCCCACTATCTCGCCAAGCCGAAATGCTTTCCGCTGTTCTGCGTGACAAGAATATCGTTGTGTATGGAAGGGGTGAGAACGCTCGTATATTGCGAACCCACAACCTTTTTGGTGTTGAACAGGGCCAATATGTTTGTCACGTCGATGGCCCGACCAAAGATCATTACTACTTTGAAAATCCGATAGTTTCTATTGGTGACCTCGGTAAGCTTAAATATGACGTTATACTTCTTGCTGATGCAGTCCCATGGACCAGAAAGATGTTATCATCCCGCGGTATCCCTGAGGAAACAATCCTGGATCTGCTGCCCCCGGAATGGATGCAAAGAATCTCCTGCCTTTATTCGGCACAAACTGGAACTCTTCAGCTACTTCCCGTCGATCCCGGGTTCGCGGCGCACGCGCTCGGTGGGGCTTGCGGCCTGAAGTCCGGCGACCGCATCGTCCTGGCGCCAGCCGGCCGGTATGCGATCAGCGTGGCTGAAAACCTCGAAGAACTTGGTCTAGATGTCCTGGCATTCATTGACAATGCCAAGGGCGGTCGCGGTCTCTACCATGGCAAGGCCCCCATCCTCCTCCCGATGGAGGCGGGAGAACTGGATGGCGCACAGATTCTGGTTGCAACGCCGAGCATTCGTGCCATGCAGGAACTGAGGATGCAAATTGCCGCCGAAATTCCTGGATCATCACCCATTTGCCTAGTCGAGGCGCTTTTCCCAAAGATCTAG